In one Cercospora beticola chromosome 1, complete sequence genomic region, the following are encoded:
- a CDS encoding uncharacterized protein (antiSMASH:Cluster_4): MGGIKRKEAPSAAGKSEKKQKTGGYKYEKPAKPSRLEQAANDDGEDDDVDTGAMNSERADMVKKPMSNTNAKFKLDTSSAEAHAKQRQLAKERKAAKPNADVVHRSKQLWEKLRRKSHVPKEEREELLTELFSIIDGRVRDFVFKHDSVRVVQCAIKYARPAQLKGIVKELQNDVRDLVESRYGKFLVAKMVVQGDRADKDMIIPQFYGNIKRLINHPEASWILDDIYRQVATPKQKAVILREWYGAEYAIEGKQYTKKAPPADVTADLVKILEANPEKRKPILGYLKQLINNLIQKKMTGFTMLHDAMLQYFLALQPGSEEQSEFLEILRNDIDAEENDGGGDLYRNLAFTKSGSRLVCLALAHGSAKARKQILKCFKDHIETMAFDVHARMVLVAGLDVTDDTKLTSQTVLTELLGLKNEDTKSKHDRLEAMLTNLHSRLPILFPLAGTAKWLCQAGEKEAIKEIHAVRATTSKKAPSQRRDELLKTVSEPLLELVADRASNLITSSFGTQAISEILLSCNASNRATAAEAVAALAEGDPHSEDHIAKDPAVGRMLKTLVTGGAFDPATKTVVLSEPRLGFAATLYPQIKEHIVSWATSDSSFVVVALLESEDVDKDIKKKVRKALEKGKEEIKKAAEASSEGKVEKTSDEEEETGKNKNKKRKVEHKGNAGARILLEKLG; the protein is encoded by the coding sequence ATGGGTGGAATCAAGCGCAAGGAAGCgccatctgctgctgggAAAAGtgagaagaagcaaaagacCGGCGGATACAAATACGAAAAGCCAGCGAAACCATCTCGTCTCGAGCAAGCTGCCaacgacgatggcgaggacgacgatgtcgATACGGGCGCGATGAACTCCGAGCGAGCGGACATGGTCAAGAAGCCTATGAGCAACACCAACGCTAAATTCAAGCTCGATACCTCTTCGGCCGAAGCACATGCGAAACAACGACAACTGGCGAAGGAGCGAAAAGCTGCGAAGCCCAATGCGGATGTGGTACACAGGTCGAAGCAGCTGTGGGAGAAGCTCAGGAGAAAATCGCATGTACCCAAAGAAGAGCGTGAGGAGCTGTTGACAGAGCTGTTCTCGATTATCGACGGCAGAGTGCGGGATTTCGTCTTCAAGCACGATTCTGTCAGAGTGGTGCAGTGCGCCATCAAGTATGCGAGGCCGGCACAGCTGAAGGGCATTGTGAaagagctgcagaacgaTGTGCGCGACTTGGTGGAGTCGCGATACGGGAAGTTCCTCGTTGCAAAGATGGTTGTACAAGGTGATCGCGCGGACAAGGACATGATCATCCCACAATTCTACGGCAACATCAAAAGGTTGATCAACCACCCCGAAGCATCGTGGATCTTGGACGACATTTACCGGCAAGTGGCAACTCCGAAGCAAAAGGCGGTGATATTGCGGGAATGGTACGGAGCAGAGTATGCTATCGAGGGAAAGCAGTATACGAAGAAAGCACCCCCTGCCGATGTCACGGCGGACCTTGTGAAGATTTTGGAAGCAAATCCGGAGAAACGCAAGCCGATTCTTGGCTACTTGAAGCAGCTTATTAACAACCTCAttcagaagaagatgactgGCTTCACAATGCTGCACGATGCGATGTTACAGTACTTCTTGGCCCTTCAACCTGGCTCAGAGGAACAGTCTGAGTTCCTTGAAATCTTACGGAACGATATCGATGCGGAAGAGAatgatggcggcggcgacctTTACCGAAATCTGGCATTCACAAAATCAGGTTCTCGACTTGTGTGCCTTGCTCTCGCACATGGCTCCGCGAAAGCGAGGAAACAAATACTGAAATGCTTCAAAGACCACATTGAGACAATGGCCTTCGACGTTCACGCTCGCATGGTCCTGGTTGCTGGTCTGGATGTGACAGATGACACCAAATTGACCTCACAGACCGTGCTCACAGAACTACTGGGTCTGAAAAACGAAGACACAAAATCCAAACACGACAGGCTCGAAGCGATGCTCACAAATCTCCATTCCAGGCTACCGATCCTCTTCCCTCTAGCCGGCACCGCTAAATGGCTTTGTCAAGCgggcgagaaggaggctATCAAAGAGATCCATGCCGTCCGCGCCACAACTTCCAAGAAAGCTCCATCGCAACGACGAGACGAGCTTCTCAAGACCGTCAGCGAGCCACTACTCGAACTTGTGGCTGATCGTGCATCAAACCTCATCACATCTTCTTTCGGCACCCAAGCCATCTCCGAAATTCTCCTCTCCTGCAATGCATCGAACCGAGCCACAGCAGCCGAGGCCGTGGCTGCTCTGGCAGAAGGAGACCCTCATTCGGAAGACCACATCGCAAAAGACCCAGCAGTCGGACGCATGCTGAAGACACTCGTCACAGGCGGAGCTTTCGATCCAGCGACGAAGACCGTCGTGCTATCAGAGCCAAGACTTGGCTTCGCAGCTACTTTATATCCCCAAATCAAAGAGCACATTGTCAGCTGGGCAACCAGCGACTCATCATTTGTCGTGGTCGCGCTACTGGAGTCAGAAGATGTAGATAAGGATATCAAGAAGAAAGTGAGAAAAGCGTTGGAGAagggaaaggaggagatCAAGAAAGCTGCTGAGGCAAGCAGTGAAGGCAAAGTCGAAAAGACcagtgacgaggaagaagagactGGCAAaaacaagaacaagaagcgaaAAGTAGAGCACAAAGGGAATGCTGGCGCAAGAATTCTGTTGGAAAAGTTGGGCTAA
- a CDS encoding uncharacterized protein (antiSMASH:Cluster_4): MYANLAIAALASMAAAMPAPQAGSSPQEPLKFAGMALRSASPIHFGQINANGSEFLIGAEPATYKPDVVEGEFNNQTVFTYVNGQGTIGLLTSVPGGQQVYVTEGDDSIGQVAGQLKFTQAHTARTDGPAITTGFENVYDATLKFENSSWVACPSERIEGAWTVYAASRFTGAEDCLGFNWRLVQLADNTTSAWQYTK; this comes from the coding sequence ATGTACGCCAACCTCGCTATCGCTGCTCTCGCCTCCATGGCCGCTGCCATGCCAGCTCCTCAGGCCGGCAGCAGCCCACAAGAGCCTCTGAAGTTCGCCGGCATGGCCCTCCGCAGCGCCAGCCCAATCCACTTCGGCCAAATCAACGCCAACGGCTCCGAGTTCCTCATCGGCGCCGAGCCAGCAACCTACAAGCCAGACGTCGTCGAGGGTGAATTCAACAACCAGACCGTCTTCACCTACGTGAACGGCCAAGGCACCATCGGCCTCCTCACCAGCGTCCCAGGCGGTCAACAAGTCTACGTGACCGAGGGTGACGACTCCATCGGCCAAGTCGCCGGTCAACTCAAGTTCACTCAGGCCCACACCGCCCGCACCGACGGCCCAGCCATCACCACTGGCTTCGAGAACGTCTACGACGCTACCCTCAAGTTCGAGAACAGCTCCTGGGTCGCATGCCCAAGTGAGCGCATCGAGGGTGCTTGGACCGTCTACGCTGCTTCCCGCTTCACCGGTGCTGAGGACTGCTTGGGCTTCAACTGGcgcctcgtccagctcgccgACAACACCACCTCTGCTTGGCAATACACCAAGTAA
- a CDS encoding uncharacterized protein (antiSMASH:Cluster_4~SMCOG1005:Drug resistance transporter, EmrB/QacA) encodes MANYLRRVLQRGAARETETASSITTGVSNTNDSKTLDTTSTEQQTSTPVDGSADHGDDKRIGADDNASADSPAHGTLNEKKDDTTIVVDSTDRQNSTVASTDEKNATTTSEDPDDESKYVTGTPLILLVIGLLLATFVVALDNTIIATAIPRITTIFDSLNDVGWYGSSYLLTTTSLQPSFGKIYTYFNVKWTYLIALLIFELGSILCAAATSSTMLIVGRAVAGAGAAALFSGAMTIIGYSVPLRKRALYIASLSSMFGIASVVGPILGGAFTDKLSWRWCFWINLPFGAVSIAVVFFFFTDPPRDHADMTFKEKLKQIDLLGAFFLICAIVCLLLALQWGGTVYPWSDSRVYGCFIGFGLLLAIFIGWQFKLQDRATMPPRILGKQRTVAAVAVFSAFLAMALYTHIYFLPFYFQAVKGTSAEGSGIRCIPYLVSIVFSSIVVGATITLIGPYNPPMLIGCATFVVGCGMLYTLNPGSSAGVWIGYQILAGVGAGACVQIPFIAVQVVLNEKDMPIGNAIAIFFNTLGGAISVSIAQNIFSNTLAQQLPVLAPTVDPRMVIAAGATHIEDVVPEGSVGAVRLAYNLAVTRAFIMPIAVAGLGFLAALAFEWKSVKGKKLAMGGAA; translated from the exons ATGGCGAATTACCTTCGCCGGGTCCTGCAGCGTGGGGCCGCACGTGAAACTGAGACGGCAAGTTCCATCACGACCGGGGTCAGCAATACCAACGATTCAAAGACGTTGGATACCACTTCTACCGAACAACAAACATCGACTCCGGTTGATGGCAGTGCTGATCATGGCGACGACAAGCGCATTGGGGCAGACGACAATGCCTCGGCCGACTCACCAGCTCATGGCACCTtgaacgagaagaaggacgacaCAACCATCGTAGTCGATTCCACCGATCGCCAAAACAGCACTGTCGCATCAACAGACGAGAAAAATGCCACTACTACCAGCGAAGACCCAGACGACGAATCCAAATACGTGACAGGCACacctctcatcctcctcgtcattgGCCTCCTACTCGCAACCTTCGTCGTAGCCCTCGACAACACCATAATCGCAACCGCCATCCCCCGCATAACCACAATCTTCGACTCCCTCAACGACGTAGGCTGGTATGGCAGCTCCTACCTCCTCACTACAACCTCCTTGCAACCCTCTTTCGGCAAAATCTACACATACTTCAATGTGAAATGGACGTATTTGATTGCGTTGCTCATTTTTGAGCTCGGGAGTATTTTGTGTGCGGCGGCGACGAGCAGTACCATGTTGATTGTGGGAAGAGCTGTGgcgggagctggagctgcggcGTTGTTTTCCGGGGCGATGACGATTATTGGCTATAGTGTGCCGTTGAGGAAGAGGGCGCTTTATATTGCGAGTTTGAGCAGTATGTTTGGGATCGCATCTGTGGTGGGGCCGATTTTGGGAGGAGCGTTTACCGATAAGTTGAGTTGGAGGTGGTGTTTTTGGA TCAACCTCCCATTCGGCGCCGTCAGTATCGCTGTtgtgttcttcttctttactGATCCGCCGAGAGACCATGCGGATATGACGTtcaaggagaagctcaagcagaTCGATCTTCTGGGGGCTTTCTTCCTGATCTGCGCCATTGTCTGTCTACTTTTGGCATTGCAATGGGGCGGCACTGTCTACCCATGGTCAGACAGTCGAGTCTATGGTTGCTTCATCGGTTTCGGCCTGTTGCTTGCGATCTTCATCGGCTGGCAATTTAAGCTCCAGGACCGCGCCACGATGCCACCTCGCATCCTCGGAAAACAGCGAACAGTCGCGGCTGTTGCAGTCTTCTCTGCCTTTCTCGCTATGGCGTTGTACACGCACATCTACTTCCTGCCTTTCTACTTCC AAGCCGTCAAAGGCACCAGCGCCGAGGGCTCCGGAATCCGCTGCATCCCCTACCTCGTCAGCATCGTCTTCTCTtccatcgtcgtcggcgcAACTATCACCCTCATCGGACCGTACAACCCACCAATGCTCATCGGCTGCGCAACCTTCGTTGTTGGCTGCGGCATGCTCTACACTCTCAACCCTGGTTCCTCAGCTGGAGTCTGGATCGGCTACCAAATCCTGGCCGGAGTCGGTGCAGGCGCCTGTGTCCAGATCCCCTTCATCGCAGTTCAAGTCGTGCTCAACGAGAAAGACATGCCAATTGGCAACGCTAtcgcgatcttcttcaacactCTTGGCGGAGCAATAAGTGTTTCTATCGCGCAGAACATCTTCAGCAATACTTTGGCGCAACAACTTCCCGTTCTGGCACCGACCGTTGACCCGAGAATGGTTATCGCGGCTGGAGCGACGCATATCGAAGATGTGGTTCCGGAGGGGAGCGTAGGCGCCGTGAGATTGGCGTATAATCTTGCGGTTACAAGGGCGTTTATCATGCCGATTGCTGTGGCTGGGTTGGGGTTTCTTGCGGCTCTGGCTTTTGAGTGGAAGAGTGTTAAGGGGAAGAAATTGGCTATGGGTGGTGCCGCATAG
- a CDS encoding uncharacterized protein (CAZy:GH3), with product MWTRFALAALSYQAFVEAQNTTTADGILTASQIAAAINSTGFVPPELIDLAANFLISAANSTRAAIDSALENNPVSAKRDDPELYYSYGRSPPVYPSPEGRGDGNWTEAYEKARDTVSQMTDAEKNNITIPSSDTRGCTGFTGTVERLGFPGICLNDGPSGFRGESNGTSTGFPAQIHIGASWDRNLAYQRAKQLGIEFKAKGVNVFLGPVEGFSSDPYLAGQLVDPAIRGLQENVIASVKHFIANEQETNRNPFVQGLLAPLGLNLNVSLSSNVDDRPMHELYLWPFYDAVRAGAGSVMCSYQNINGSYGCQNSKTMNGLLKTELGFRGFVLSDWYAQHTGIASANAGMDMVMPTDIYWGDETLAKAVDNGTVNATRLDDMATRILATWHRFAELEEPGTEEFENTTVSDEESTRVAFQAAVDGHVLIKNVNNALPLNRPAALNVFGWDAVGGLNTSALNPQLWGVSVQNALKYTNGDDFNELVYIQLAGSISPAGTSVPEVAFNGTLITGGGSGGIHPVFTIAPYDALLSQSLEDDTTLHTDFTDNNTPTVEDPNAPCLVIINSFASEAADRATLADEYSDTLVTNVANQCANTIVVIHHAGTRLVDRWIDHENVTAAIFAHLPGQASGQALTEILYGRQSPSGRLPYTVARAESDYGALLRPDLPTLEDPQYSQSNFSEGVFIDYRHFIRENIEPRFAFGYGLTYSSFNYSNLEINLSSSANKALLPSDALSPETVAPEGGLNSLYEIIATVSISVANVGEVAAAEVAQLYLGIPNSDVERQLRGFDKKLIRPGEFANYEFALRRRDLSVWDVVSQNWEMQEGEYRVLVGKSVLDTQLEGTFRLSGEVNVVDGGAVSGDGGGGGGGGDQPSEGVRLGGLTPWTVVAGMVGWAVALCIS from the exons ATGTGGACCAGATTCGCGCTCGCTGCGCTCAGCTATCAGGCCTTTGTGGAAGCACAGAATACCACGACAGCTGATGGCATTCTCACGGCTTCACAGATTGCGGCTGCCATCAACAGCACCGGATTCGTTCCGCCGGAATTGATCGACCTTGCTGCCAACTTTCTGATCAGCGCCGCAAATTCTACCAGAGCAGCAATTGATTCTGCATTGGAAAATAATCCCGTGTCTGCAAAGCGTGATGATCCTGagctctactactcttatgGCCGATCGCCACCAGTCTATCCTTCCC CTGAGGGACGCGGTGATGGCAATTGGACAGAAGCCTACGAAAAGGCTCGAGATACCGTCTCTCAAATGACTGATGCTGAGAAGAACAATATCACCATTCCCTCCTCGGATACTCGTGGCTGCACTGGCTTCACTGGAACTGTCGAACGTCTAGGATTTCCGGGCATCTGTCTCAATGACGGACCTTCGGGCTTTCGAGGAGAAAGCAATGGTACTTCGACAGGCTTTCCGGCGCAGATTCACATCGGCGCTAGCTGGGACCGAAATCTTGCCTACCAACGAGCGAAACAGCTGGGAATCGAATTCAAGGCGAAAGGCGTGAACGTCTTCTTGGGTCCAGTG GAAGGCTTCTCCAGCGATCCATATTTAGCTGGTCAACTTGTCGACCCGGCCATTCGAGGTCTGCAGGAGAATGTCATCGCCAGTGTTAAGCACTTCATTGCTAATGAACAAG AAACGAATCGCAACCCCTTCGTGCAAGGGCTCCTAGCTCCTTTGGGCCTCAATCTTAATGTCTCTCTGTCTTCGAATGTGGACGATCGTCCAATGCACGAACTGTACCTCTGGCCTTTCTACGATGCTGTCCGCGCTGGCGCAGGCAGCGTCATGTGCAGCTACCAAAATATCAATGGCTCCTACGGCTGCCAAAACAGCAAAACCATGAACGGGCTTTTGAAAACTGAGCTGGGCTTCCGTGGCTTTGTGTTGAGTGACTGGTATGCGCAGCATACCGGCATTGCGTCTGCGAACGCAGGAATGGACATGGTCATGCCTACCGATATCTACTGGGGCGATGAGACTCTGGCCAAAGCCGTAGACAATGGTACCGTAAACGCGACCAGACTGGATGACATGGCTACTAGGATTCTCGCAACCTGGCATCGCTTCGCCGAGCTGGAGGAACCTGGCACGGAAGAATTCGAGAATACTACTGTCAGCGACGAGGAATCGACACGAGTGGCCTTCCAAGCCGCTGTGGATGGACATGTCCTCATCAAGAACGTCAACAACGCGTTGCCGCTCAACAGACCTGCGGCATTGAATGTGTTCGGCTGGGATGCTGTCGGCGGGCTCAACACCTCGGCACTGAACCCACAGCTTTGGGGCGTATCTGTTCAGAATGCACTCAAATACACCAACGGGGATGACTTCAATGAGCTTGTGTACATTCAGCTTGCTGGCTCGATCTCTCCTGCTGGCACCTCAGTGCCTGAAGTGGCGTTCAATGGAACACTTATTACTGGAGGCGGCAGTGGTGGCATCCATCCGGTCTTCACCATCGCTCCCTACGACGCTCTCTTATCTCAGTCGCTTGAAGACGACACCACTTTGCACACAGATTTCACCGATAACAACACCCCGACTGTGGAAGACCCCAACGCTCCTTGCCTAGTCATCATCAACTCCTTCGCTTCAGAAGCCGCAGACCGCGCAACTCTAGCCGACGAGTACTCTGACACCCTCGTCACAAATGTCGCCAATCAATGCGCCAACACAATCGTCGTAATCCACCACGCCGGCACACGTCTCGTAGATCGCTGGATCGACCACGAAAACGTCACAGCCGCAATCTTCGCTCACCTCCCCGGCCAAGCATCCGGCCAAGCCCTCACCGAAATCCTCTACGGCCGCCAATCTCCTAGCGGTCGCCTCCCATACACCGTCGCTCGTGCCGAATCCGACTACGGCGCCCTACTTCGCCCAGACCTCCCCACACTAGAAGACCCGCAATATTCCCAATCCAACTTCTCCGAAggcgtcttcatcgactACCGCCACTTCATCCGCGAAAACATCGAACCTCGCTTCGCTTTCGGCTACGGCCTCACATACTCCTCTTTCAACTACTCCAACCTCGAAATCAACCTCTCATCCTCCGCAAACAAAGCCCTCCTACCATCCGACGCCCTCTCCCCAGAAACTGTCGCTCCTGAAGGAGGTCTCAATTCTTTATACGAAATCATCGCCACAGTCTCTATTTCCGTCGCAAATGTGGGTGAGGTCGCCGCTGCGGAAGTCGCGCAGCTTTATTTGGGAATTCCGAACAGTGATGTGGAGAGACAATTACGTGGATTTGATAAGAAGTTGATTCGGCCGGGGGAGTTTGCGAACTATGAGTTTGCGTTGAGGAGGAGGGATTTGAGTGTTTGGGATGTGGTCAGTCAGAATTGGGAGATGCAGGAGGGGGAGTATAGGGTTTTGGTGGGGAAGAGTGTTTTGGATACGCAGTTGGAGGGCACGTTTAGGTTGAGTGGGGAGGTTAATGTTGTTGATGGCGGGGCGGTTTctggtgatggtggtggtggtggtggtggtggggaCCAGCCTAGTGAGGGTGTGAGGTTGGGTGGTTTGACGCCATGGACAGTGGTCGCTGGTATGGTGGGTTGGGCGGTTGCGCTGTGTATATCTTGA
- the TUB4 gene encoding gamma-tubulin, whose amino-acid sequence MPREIITIQAGQCGNSVGSQFWRQLCVEHGINQDGNLEEFATEGGDRKDVFFYQSDDTRYIPRAILLDLEPRVINGIQTGPYKNIYNPENFYVHKEGTGAGNNWAAGYDMGGQVQDEVLDMIDREADGSDSLEGFMLLHSIAGGTGSGLGSFLLEQLNDRFPKKLIQTYSVFPDTQNAGDVVVQPYNSLLAMRRLTQNADAVVVLDNGALSRIAADTLHVQEPSFEQTNQLVSTVMSASTATLRYPGYMHNDLVGIVASLIPTPRCHFLQTSYTPFTGNNVDSARTVRKTTVLDVMRRLLQPKNQMVTAKPNKNSCYISILNIIMGDADPTDVHKSLLRIRERNLASFIPWGPASIQVALSRTSPYTQPPYTTRSPPRVSGLMLANHTGIATLFKRIVFQYDRLRKRNAFVDTYKRHGTFRDGLGEFDTSREVVMDLINEYEEAERADYLTGAQQEDPADGGADARTDGVTGR is encoded by the exons ATGCCACG TGAGATCATCACGATCCAGGCCGGCCAGTGCGGCAACAGCG TCGGCTCGCAATTCTGGCGACAGCTGTGCGTTGAGCATGGCATCAATCAAGATGGTAACCTTGAAGAGTTTGCGACAGAAGGAGGCGATCGCAAAGATGTCTTCTTCTACCAATCCGACGATACACGATATATCCCTCGAGCCATCCTCCTCGATCTGGAGCCACGCGTGATTAACGGTATCCAGACTGGGCCCTACAAGAATATCTACAATCCCGAGAACTTCTATGTGCACAAAGAAGGCACTGGCGCTGGAAACAATTGGGCTGCTGGCTATGACATGGGTGGGCAGGTGCAAGATGAGGTTCTAGATATGATTGATCGCGAGGCAGACGGCAGCGACAGTCTTGAG GGATTCATGCTGCTGCACTCCATCGCAGGAGGAACGGGATCAGGATTGGGCTCGTTTCTGCTCGAGCAACTGAACGATCGCTTCCCCAAGAAGCTCATTCAGACTTACTCCGTCTTTCCGGACACTCAAAACGCAGGCGATGTGGTTGTGCAACCATACAATTCGCTCCTCGCCATGCGCCGACTGACACAGAACGCCGATGCCGTCGTGGTGCTGGACAACGGCGCCCTCTCTAGAATAGCGGCCGACACTCTGCATGTCCAAGAGCCATCTTTCGAGCAGACAAACCAGCTTGTTAGTACCGTTATGTCTGCATCGACGGCTACACTGCGATATCCTGGATACATGCACAACGACTTGGTCGGCATTGTGGCCAGCCTGATTCCGACACCACGATGCCATTTCTTGCAGACGAGCTACACGCCATTCACAGGTAACAATGTCGACTCTGCAAGGACGGTCAGGAAGACGACAGTATTGGATGTGATGCGCAGATTGCTGCAGCCGAAGAACCAGATGGTGACAGCCAAGCCAAACAAGAACAGCTGCTACATTTCGATATTGAACATTATCATGGGTGATGCAGACCCTACGGAC GTACACAAATCATTGCTCCGAATCAGAGAGAGAAATCTCGCATCCTTCATCCCATGGGGTCCAGCCAGCATCCAAGTCGCTCTGTCCCGCACCTCTCCCTACACACAGCCTCCATACACGACTCGTTCTCCACCTCGAGTATCAGGTCTCATGCTGGCCAACCACACTGGAATCGCCACACTCTTCAAGCGGATCGTCTTCCAATACGACCGCCTACGAAAACGAAACGCCTTCGTCGATACGTACAAGCGACATGGAACCTTCCGCGACGGGTTGGGCGAATTCGATACTTCGAGAGAAGTTGTCATGGACCTGATCAATGAGTATGAGGAAGCTGAACGAGCGGACTACTTAACTGGTGCGCAGCAGGAAGATCCAGCAGATGGCGGCGCCGATGCCAGAACTGATGGCGTGACGGGTCGGTGA